In a genomic window of Tursiops truncatus isolate mTurTru1 chromosome 7, mTurTru1.mat.Y, whole genome shotgun sequence:
- the PIKFYVE gene encoding 1-phosphatidylinositol 3-phosphate 5-kinase isoform X10 has translation MATDDKTSPTLDSADDLPRSPTSPSHLTHFKPLTPDQDEPPFKSAYSSFVNLFRFNKERGEGGQGEQPSLSGSWTSPQLPSRTQSVRSPTPYKKQLNEELQRRSSVLAEDSLRHPQENTDTRRKAEPAFGGHDPRTAVQLRSLSTVLKRLKEIMEGKSQDSDLKQYWMPDSQCKECYDCNEKFTTFRRRHHCRLCGQIFCSRCCNQEIPGKFMGYTGDLRACTYCRKIALSYAHSTDSNSIGEDLNALSDSPSSVSVLDPSEPRTPVGSRKASRNIFLEDDFAWQSLIHPDSSNNALSTRLVSVQEDAGKSPARNRSASITNLSLDRSGSPMVPSYETSVSPQANRTYVRTETTEDERKILLDSVQLKDLWKKICHHSSGMEFQDHRYWLRTHPNCIVGKELVNWLIRNGHIATRAQAIAIGQAMVDGRWLDCVSHHDQLFRDEYALYRPLQSTEFSETPSPDSDSVNSVEGHSEPSWFKDIKFDDSDTEQIAEEGDDNLTNSASPSKRTSVSSFQSTVDSDSAASISLNVELDNVNFHIKKPSKYPHVPPHPADQKGRR, from the exons ATGGCCACAGATGATAAGACGTCCCCTACATTGGACTCTGCTGATGATTTGCCTCGATCTCCTACTAGTCCTTCTCACCTCACACACTTTAAACCTTTGACTCCTGATCAGGACGAACCTCCTTTTAAATCCGCGTATAGTTCTTTTGTAAATCTCTTTCGATTTAACAAAG agagaggagaagggggtCAGGGAGAGCAACCATCTCTGAGTGGAAGTTGGACCAGCCCCCAGCTCCCTTCAAGGACACAATCTGTGAGATCACCTACACCTTATAAAAAACAGCTTAATGAGGAGCTCCAGCGGCGATCTTCAGTGTTAG CAGAGGACAGTTTGCGACACCCCCAGGAGAACACAG ATACCAGAAGGAAGGCAGAACCTGCCTTTGGAGGTCATGACCCTCGTACAGCTGTTCAGCTCCGAAGCCTCAGCACAGTATTAAAACGCCTCAAGGAAATCATGGAGGGGAAGAGCCAG GATAGTGACCTGAAGCAATATTGGATGCCAGATAGCCAGTGTAAAGAGTGCTATGACTGTAATGAGAAATTTACCACTTTTAGACGCAGACACCACTGCCGACTGTGTGGGCAGATTTTCTGCAGTCGTTGCTGCAATCAAGAAATCCCTGGAAAATTTATGGGTTATACAG ggGACCTCCGAGCCTGTACATACTGTAGAAAAATAGCCTTAAGTTATGCTCATTCCACAGACAGTAATTCCATTGGTGAAGACTTGAATGCTCTTTCAGATTCTCCTTCCTCTGTGTCTGTACTTGATCCGAGTGAACCCCGAACACCTGTAGGGAGTAGAAAAGCCAGCCGCAACATATTTTTAGAGGATGATTTTGCCTGGCAAAG tttgatTCATCCAGACTCCTCAAATAATGCTCTTTCAACAAGACTTGTATCTGTTCAAGAGGACGCTGGGAAATCTCCTGCTCGAAATAG atcAGCCAGCATTACTAACCTGTCACTGGATCGATCTGGGTCTCCCATGGTACCATCATATGAGACATCTGTCAGTCCCCAGGCTAACCGAACATATGTTAGGACAGAGACCACTGAGGATGAACGCAAAATTCTTCTG GACAGTGTTCAGTTAAAAGACCTGTGGAAAAAAATCTGCCATCACAGTAGCGGAATGGAGTTTCAGGATCACCGCTACTGGCTGAGAACTCATCCCAACTGCATTGTAGGAAAGGAGTTAGTCAACTGGTTAATCCGAAATGGACACATTGCTACAAG GGCACAAGCTATAGCAATTGGACAGGCAATGGTGGATGGACGTTGGCTGGATTGTGTCAGTCATCACGACCAGCTCTTCAGGGATGAGTATGCGCTGTACAGACCGCTGCAG AGTACAGAATTTTCCGAGACCCCTTCTCCGGACAGTGACTCAGTGAACTCTGTGGAAGGACACTCTGAGCCATCCTGGTTTAAAGACATAAAGTTTGATGACAGCGACACAGAGCAGATAGCTGAAGAAGGTGACGATAATTTGACCA ATTCTGCCAGTCCTAGCAAGCGCACATCAGTAAGCAGTTTCCAGTCCACAGTGGACAGTGACTCAGCCGCTTCTATCAGCCTGAACGTGGAGCTGGACAACGTGAACTTCCATATCAAGAAGCCCTCCAAGTACCCACATGTGCCCCCTCACCCTGCTGACCAAAAAGGTAGGAGGTAG